In one window of Meleagris gallopavo isolate NT-WF06-2002-E0010 breed Aviagen turkey brand Nicholas breeding stock chromosome 4, Turkey_5.1, whole genome shotgun sequence DNA:
- the LOC100551000 gene encoding myotubularin-related protein 7-like: MNKLVEKSVPFQSKPALVVKVLIEKDWVSFGHKFNHRYGNLDGDPKEISPVIDQFIECVWQLMEQFPCAFEFNERFLIHIQHHIYSCQFGNFLCNSQKERRELKIQERTYSLWAHLWKNRADYLNPLYRPDHSQTWGTLHPQMAPCNFLYKFWSGMYNRFEKGLHPRQSVIDYLMAVKEETQQLEEELAVLGERLANLQKLQLNGNKVKSKQQDRSKELVLSASNNSLANTPQEYSNDLKSFPSRSPSQGDEEDSALILTQDNLKSSDPDLSANSDQESGVEDLSCRSPSAGGCLPSEDSGKDSDEAVCLAV, encoded by the exons ATGAACAAGCTTGTTGAAAAATCTGTTCCTTTTCAAAGCAAACCAGCACTTGTCGTTAAG gttttaattgaaaaagacTGGGTTTCCTTTGGCCACAAATTTAACCACAG ATATGGCAATTTAGATGGAGATCCAAAGGAGATATCCCCTGTTATTGACCAGTTCATTGAGTGTGTCTGGCAGCTAATGGAACAGTTTCCTTGTGCCTTTGAGTTCAATGAGAGATTCCTGATCCACATACAACACCACATCTATTCCTGCCAGTTTGGTAATTTCCTGTGTAACAGCCAGAAGGAGAGACGAGAGCTGAA AATCCAAGAAAGAACATATTCACTGTGGGCTCACTTGTGGAAAAATCGTGCAGATTACCTGAATCCTTTGTACAGACCAGATCACAGTCAAACCTGGGGGACCCTGCACCCACAGATGGCTCCCTGCAACTTCTTGTACAA GTTCTGGAGTGGTATGTACAACCGCTTTGAAAAGGGGCTGCATCCTCGACAGTCAGTCATTGATTATCTGATGGCAGTGAAGGAGGAGACTcagcagctggaagaagaaCTGGCAGTCTTAGGAGAG AGATTGGCAAATCTTCAAAAATTGCAATTAAATGGTAATAAAGTCAAGAGTAAGCAGCAAGACCGAAGCAAGGAGTTGGTGCTTTCTGCTTCCAACAACAGCTTAGCTAACACTCCCCAAGAGTACAGCAATGATCTGAAATCATTCCCATCCCGGAGCCCTTCACAAGGGGATGAAGAAGATTCAGCCTTGATTTTGACACAGGACAACCTGAAAAGCTCTGATCCTGACCTCTCAGCTAACAGTGACCAAGAATCTGGTGTGGAGGACTTAAGCTGTAGGTCCCCAAGTGCGGGTGGCTGTTTGCCTAGTGAAGACAGTGGCAAGGATTCAGATGAAGCTGTATGCCTGGCAGTCTGA